Proteins co-encoded in one Coregonus clupeaformis isolate EN_2021a unplaced genomic scaffold, ASM2061545v1 scaf1734, whole genome shotgun sequence genomic window:
- the LOC121540078 gene encoding tripartite motif-containing protein 16-like, which translates to MAQQGVLLDQDQFCCSVCLDLLKEPVTIPCGHSYCRSCIEGCWDQDVLKGVYSCPQCIETFTPRPNLRKNKMLAEMVEKLKKTGLQAAPPPALCYAGPGDVVCDFCTGTRKRKALMSCLTCLASYCETHHQSHYESPALKKHKLVKATTQLQEKICSHHDKLLEVYCRTDQQCICLLCTMDKHKGHDTVSAAAERTEKQRQLGMSQQKVQQRFQEREKELKELQQAVESLKRSAQAAVEDSDKIFTELIRSIERRRSEVKELIRAQEKAQVSQAEGLLEQLEQEIAELRKRSTELEQLSHTEDHIHFLQSYQSLSGTSVSSDLPSIVVRPLQYFGDVSKTVSELREKLEDVLKGEWTKISTTVNIVDVVLPPEPKTREQLLQYSCQLTLDPNTAHTLLSLSKRNRKVTYTDQEQPYPVHPDRFTKWCQVLCREGLSGRCYWEVEWSGECVFTAVSYKDISRTGTDGVFGHNNKSWSLVCSSGGYCFRHNNVMTEVSGPQSSRVGVYLDHKSGTLSFYSVSDTMTLLHRVQTTFTQPLYPGFWLINGTAELFKL; encoded by the exons atggctcagcagggagttctgctcgaccaggaccagttctgttgttctgtctgtctggatctactgaaggagccggtcaccatcccctgtggacacagttactgtaggagctgtattgagggctgctgggatcaggatgttctgaaaggggtctatagctgtcctcagtgcatagagaccttcactccaaggcctaatctgaggaaaaataagATGTTGGCTGagatggtggagaaactgaagaagacaggactccaggctgctccccctcctgctctgtgctatgctggacctggagatgtggtgtgtgatttctgcactgggaccagaaagcggaaagccctcatgtcctgtctgacGTGTTTGGcttcttactgtgagactcaccaccaatctcactatgaatctcctgctttgaagaagcacaagctggtcaaagccaccacacaactacaggagaagatctgctctcatcatgacaaactgctggaggtttactgtcgtaccgatcagcagtgtatctgtctGCTGTGTACAATGGAtaaacataaaggccatgatacagtgtcagctgcagcagagaggactgagaaacag aggcagctggggatgagtcagcagaaggtccagcagagattccaggagagagagaaggagctgaaggagctccaacaggctgtggagtctctcaag cgctctgcacaggcagcagtggaggacagtgataagatctttactgagctgatccgctccattgagagaaggcgctctgaggtgaaggagctgatcagagcccaagagaaggctcaagtgagtcaagctgaaggactcctggagcaactggagcaggagatagctgagctgaggaagagaagcactgagctggagcagctctcacacacagaggatcacatccatttcctccag agttatcagtctctctccggtaccagtgtatcttcagacttacccagcatcgttgtccgtcctcttcagtactttggagatgtgagtaagactgtgtctgaactgagagagaaactagaagacgtccttaaaggagaatggaccaagatctccactacag tgaatatagtggatgttgtactgcctccagagcccaagaccagagaacagttgttacaat attcctgtcagctcacactggacccaaacacagcacacacactcctctctctgtctaaaaggaacagaaaggtgacctatacagaccaagaacaaccatatcctgttcatccagacagattcaccaaGTGGTGccaggttctgtgtagagagggtctgtctggacgctgttactgggaggtggagtggagtggggagtGTGTTtttacagcagtctcatataaagacatcagcagaacagggacAGATGGTGTATTTGGACACAAtaacaagtcctggagtttagtGTGCTCTAGTGGTGGTTATTGtttcagacacaataatgttATGACTgaagtatcaggccctcagtcctccagagtaggagtgtacctggatcacaagtcaggtactctgtccttctacagtgtctctgacacaatgaccctcctccacagagtccagaccacattcactcagcccctctatcctgggttttggCTCATTAATGGTACTGCTGAGCTgtttaaactgtag